GCGCCTTCCCGTTTCCACGACAGGGCAATGGGCCGGGCGGCCCCGGCCGCTATTCCGCCATGCCGTTGTCCTCAATCTCGACGATGAAGGCTTCCACCACGGCCGGGTCCAGGGCTTCGCCAGCCAGGGAGCCGAGGATGGCCAGGGCGGCCTGAGGAGTCCTGCCCCGCTGATAGGGCCGGTCGGTGGTCATGGCGTCAAAGCAGTCGGCCACGGCCAGCACCCGGGCTCCCAGGGGTATCTCATCCGCGCACAACCCTCGCGGATAGCCCCGGCCGTCCATGCGCTCGTGATGGGCGTGAACATAATCCAGGGCCGGGCCAAGAAAATCGAGATTCTTGAGGATGTCGTATCCCCACTGCGGATGGCTGCGGATCTCAAGGAGCATCTCCTCGTTCATCCCTGTGTCTTCATTGGAGAAGACCAGATCGCTGAAGCCGATCTTGCCTATATCGTGCAGCATGCCCGCGACGCGGACGCGCTCCACCTCCTCTTCGTCAAGGCCCAGCCTCCGTGCCAACCGCTCGGCATAGACGGCCACCCGCTCGCCATGGCCCTCGGTATAGGCATCGCGTGCGCCCAGGGCGTTGACCACGGCCGTGACCGCGCCAAGGGAGTTGGTGCGGATGGTCGCCATGAGCTGCTCCAGGTGGAACTCCCTGGCCTCGATGCGGACCATCATCAGCCCCACGGCCTCGGCCAGCTCCCGGACCTCCGGGGGATAGTCCGGGCCGGTCAGCTCCATGATATCGTTCGAGTAGTTTCCTGCGGCAACGGACTTGATGGCCGCCACCAGCCGGTTTTGCCCCTTGAGCACGCCGACTTCCTACGACCAGATTCCGGCGTGATCCGAGGCAAAGGCGGCGAAGCTGCGGGGTTCGCCGCCTGTCAGGTGCGCCACGGCCCCGGTCACGTTGCCCATCATGCCGAGCTTGACCACACGGGTCAGGCTGACCAGCATGTTCACGGTCCACTCGGGCACATTGTCCCGGGACAGGTTCTCCACATACACCGACTCGTCCACGGGCCGGTAGACCACCTCGCGGCCGATTGCGCCGGAGAGAATGGCCGCCACCTCGGCCAGGGAGATTCCCTGGGGTCCGGTCAGAGCGTAGGTGCGGCCGTGATGAGCCTCGCCGTCGAGCAGCAGCCGGGCCGCGCAGGCCCCGATGTCGCAGGCGTCGATGTAGCTTACCTTGGCGTACTCCTCGGGCAGGGCCAGGACACCCGAACGTACCATGGGGGCCAGGACGGAGACGAAACGCTGCATGACCGAATTGGGCCGCAGGATGGTGAAGGGAATGCCCGAATCCTCCACAAACTGGTCCACGGTGCCGTGCTCGCGGCCGAGTCGCCAGTGGGCGTCGGAGGAAGCGGCGTAGGCGCTAGAACGCACGATGTGACCGATGCCCGCCGCCTTGGCCGCCTGCACGGCCAGATGCCCCCGCCGGGTCATGCCCTCGGCCAGGGGCAGCGTCAGGAAAAGCCTGTCACACCCCTGCATGGCCCGGACCATGGACTCCTGATCCGAAAAATCGAAAACCCGGGCCTGGACGCCCTCACGCGCCAGAGGCTCGATCTCTTCCGGAATGTGCGTCCCGGCCACCACATCCGCCCCTGCCTCGCCCAGGGCCGCCAGCACGGCCGAGCCTATGACCCCTGTGGCCCCGGCCACAAAAACACTGCCCATCTTCTGCCTCCTGTTCCGGCCCGGCGACCGGCGACTCTGCGTGTTTCAAACCCGGGCCACGCTACACGAAACCTGCGCGGAAAAGCAAATGCCCAGACCCGCCAAAACGGCCAGAGACGGAAAAAAAGGGCGGCCCGGCATCCCGGACCGCCCCTGATCGCCGCCAGGAGAGTTGCTACGCGCCAACGTGGAGCTTGTACGCCTCCAGGGTGTTGACCATCAGTTGAGCGATGGTCATGGGCCCGACGCCGCCGGGCACCGGGGTCATGGCATGGACCTTGTCCTTGAGGCCCTCGAAATCACAGTCTCCGGCCAGGCCCTCGTCAGTGCGGTTGATGCCCACATCCACCACCACGGCACCCTCCTTGACCATATCCGCCGTGACAAACCCCGGTACGCCGATGGCCGCGAACACGAAATCCGCCTCGCGGCACTCGGCCTTGAGGTCGGCCGTGCGCGAGTGGCACAGGGTCACGGTGGCGTTGGCACAGGGGCCGCTTTGCGAGAGCATCATGGCCAGCGGCTTGCCCACGATGTTGGAGCGGCCGATGACCACGGCCTTCTTGCAGGCCGGATCAAGATTGTAGCGCTTGAGCAGGGTGATCACTCCGGCCGGGGTGCAGGGCCTGAACCCGGGCAGCCCCAAACTGAGCTTGCCCACGTTGACCGGGTGGAAACCGTCCACGTCCTTGTTCGGGTCGATGAGGTCGAGGATGCGCTGGCTGTCGAGTCCCTTGGGCAGGGGCAGCTGAACCAGGATGCCGTCCACGTTCACGTCGCGGTTGAGTTGCTGGATCAGCCCCTCAAGCTCAAGCTGGGAGGCATTCTCCAGGCGATGCGGCATGGAGACGATGCCGCAGTCCTCGCAGGCCCGCTCCTTGTTGCGCACATACACCTGGCTGGCCGGATCGTTGCCCACCAGGACCACCGCCAGTCCGGGCCTGCGCCCGAATCTGGCCGCGAGACTGGTCACTTCCTCTTTGATCTCGGCCCGGATGGTGGCCGCCGTCGCCTTGCCGTCGAGTAGAATCATGATTGTCGCCTCCGGCGAGTAAAAAGCCCGCTCGGCACGGACTTGCGTGGTATCCGGGCCGCCGCGCCGGGAGTCTCCCCCCGGCGCGGCCCATCCCATGATCTTGACAAATGGTGGCGCGGTCCTGACATCGCTGTCGCGGCCGCGCCGTATCCCTACTCCTCCTCGAAGAAGCTGCCGCCGAGCACCGGGCCGTAGTAGGCCCCGTCGTCGCCCAGGTCTTCCTCGATGCGCAGGAGCTGGTTATACTTTTCGAGCCGGTCCGAACGGCACAGGGAGCCGGTCTTGATCTGGCCCGCGTTGACCGCCACGGCCAGGTCGGCGATGAAGTGGTCGCCGGTCTCGCCCGAGCGGTGGGAGATGACCGTGGTGTATCCCGCGGTCTTGGCCAGCTCGATGGTGTCCAGGGTCTCGGACACGGTGCCGATCTGGTTGAGCTTGATCAGGATGGAGTTGCACACGCCCCGGTCTATGCCCTCGGCCAGGATGTCGGGGTTGGTCACGAAGATGTCATCGCCCACCAGCTGGATGCGGTCGCCCATCTTGTCGGTCTGCAGGGCAAAGCCGTCCCAGTCGCCCTCGGCCAGCCCGTCCTCGATGGACACCAGCGGGAAGCGTGAGGTGAAGTCGTCGTAGAAGTCGACCAGCTCGGCCGAGGAGAATGTCTTGCCCTCGCCCGCCAGGACGTACTTGCCGTCCTTGTAGAACTCGCTGGCCGCCGCGTCGATGGCCAGGCAGATGTCGCGGCCGGGCTCGTATCCCGCGCCCTCGATGGCCCGGATGATGTACTCGAATGCCTCGGCGTGGGACTTGAGGTTCGGGGCGAAGCCGCCCTCGTCGCCCACCGAGGTGACGTGCCCGTCCTTGGCCAGGATCGCCTTGAGCTTGTGGAAGGTCTCGGCACCCATGCGCAGGGCCTCGGCAAAGGTCTCCGCGCCCACTGGCATGATCATGAATTCCTGGATGTCCAGGTTGTTGGGCGCGTGCTCGCCGCCGTTGATGATGTTCATCAGCGGCACGGGCAGCAGCTTGGCATTGACCCCGCCCAGGTACTGATACAGGGGCAGGCCCAGAAAGCGCGAGGCGGCGCGGGCCGCGGCCATGGACACGCCGAGCATGGCGTTGGCGCCCAGGCGCTCCTTGTTCTCGGTGCCGTCGAGGGTGATGAGCGCGTTGTCCAGGGTGTTCTGGCGCAGGCAGTCCATGCCGATAACCGCCCCGGCGATCTCGCCGCGCACGTTTTCCACGGCGGTCATGACGCCCTTGCCGTTGTAGCGCTCTTCCTTGTCGCGCAGCTCCAGGGCCTCGCGCGAGCCGGTGGACGCGCCCGAGGGCACGGCAGCGCGGCCCATGACGCCGGATTCGAGAATGACCTCGACCTCAACAGTGGGATTGCCACGCGAATCCAGAATCTCGCGGGCCCAGACGCCAGTGATGGTACTCATGATCGACTCCTTGCTAGGCTGTTGAAAAACGGCGATCTGCTGCGTTGCTTCAAAAAGGGGCAGATCCTCGCGTACCAGGAGTACGCTTCGGCCTTGACCTCTTTTCGCGCCTTGCATCTCACCATTATTGAACAGCCTGTGTTTTCGAGTTTTTCAACGACTCTTTATGCTGATTGGAAAAATCCGTGTTCGCCGTTATCCTGTGAAGGATAGACCAAATCCGCCCG
The Pseudodesulfovibrio alkaliphilus genome window above contains:
- the folD gene encoding bifunctional methylenetetrahydrofolate dehydrogenase/methenyltetrahydrofolate cyclohydrolase FolD, translated to MILLDGKATAATIRAEIKEEVTSLAARFGRRPGLAVVLVGNDPASQVYVRNKERACEDCGIVSMPHRLENASQLELEGLIQQLNRDVNVDGILVQLPLPKGLDSQRILDLIDPNKDVDGFHPVNVGKLSLGLPGFRPCTPAGVITLLKRYNLDPACKKAVVIGRSNIVGKPLAMMLSQSGPCANATVTLCHSRTADLKAECREADFVFAAIGVPGFVTADMVKEGAVVVDVGINRTDEGLAGDCDFEGLKDKVHAMTPVPGGVGPMTIAQLMVNTLEAYKLHVGA
- a CDS encoding NmrA family NAD(P)-binding protein, with the protein product MGSVFVAGATGVIGSAVLAALGEAGADVVAGTHIPEEIEPLAREGVQARVFDFSDQESMVRAMQGCDRLFLTLPLAEGMTRRGHLAVQAAKAAGIGHIVRSSAYAASSDAHWRLGREHGTVDQFVEDSGIPFTILRPNSVMQRFVSVLAPMVRSGVLALPEEYAKVSYIDACDIGACAARLLLDGEAHHGRTYALTGPQGISLAEVAAILSGAIGREVVYRPVDESVYVENLSRDNVPEWTVNMLVSLTRVVKLGMMGNVTGAVAHLTGGEPRSFAAFASDHAGIWS
- a CDS encoding HD-GYP domain-containing protein; translated protein: MLKGQNRLVAAIKSVAAGNYSNDIMELTGPDYPPEVRELAEAVGLMMVRIEAREFHLEQLMATIRTNSLGAVTAVVNALGARDAYTEGHGERVAVYAERLARRLGLDEEEVERVRVAGMLHDIGKIGFSDLVFSNEDTGMNEEMLLEIRSHPQWGYDILKNLDFLGPALDYVHAHHERMDGRGYPRGLCADEIPLGARVLAVADCFDAMTTDRPYQRGRTPQAALAILGSLAGEALDPAVVEAFIVEIEDNGMAE
- the eno gene encoding phosphopyruvate hydratase, translated to MSTITGVWAREILDSRGNPTVEVEVILESGVMGRAAVPSGASTGSREALELRDKEERYNGKGVMTAVENVRGEIAGAVIGMDCLRQNTLDNALITLDGTENKERLGANAMLGVSMAAARAASRFLGLPLYQYLGGVNAKLLPVPLMNIINGGEHAPNNLDIQEFMIMPVGAETFAEALRMGAETFHKLKAILAKDGHVTSVGDEGGFAPNLKSHAEAFEYIIRAIEGAGYEPGRDICLAIDAAASEFYKDGKYVLAGEGKTFSSAELVDFYDDFTSRFPLVSIEDGLAEGDWDGFALQTDKMGDRIQLVGDDIFVTNPDILAEGIDRGVCNSILIKLNQIGTVSETLDTIELAKTAGYTTVISHRSGETGDHFIADLAVAVNAGQIKTGSLCRSDRLEKYNQLLRIEEDLGDDGAYYGPVLGGSFFEEE